GCGCACCAGGTCTTCCTCGTCCTTCGCCCACACGTGCGGCACGCCCAGCGAGTCGCGCCACACCTCCACGCTGCCGTGCAGCCCGGGGATCACCGCGTCGCGCGCGGGGTCGGCCTCGGCGCGCCCCACGTACCAGCGCGCGCCGGCGGCCAGGAGAACCACCAGCAGCACGAGCCCGGCAAGGACGTACGCGAGCTTCCGGAGCATGGGCGGGGCGGAACGGGGGATGGGAAGATTGCGGAGAGCGCGGAATGATGCGCGTCCGGGCGAGGCGGGGTCAAGGATCGGGAGGGAGATGGGGATTCCGGACCGCCGGCCGCGCCCCGTCCGGCGTGGATGGAGCTCGGCCGCACCCCTCCGCGCGGGCCGGTCGCGCCCCCGCCGGATGGCTTGATAGTTGCCACCCCCCGCCGCCCCGCGCCCAGGCTGAATGCGCGTCGCATCCCCCCCGTCCGCAAGGAGAAGCACGGTGGCCGAGATCAAGGTCGAGAACCGCAACGATCACCGCGGCGGCGGCTTCAGGTGGTGGTGGCTGATCCCCCTGCTCCTTCTCGCCGCGCTCGCATACCTGCTCCTCCGCGGCCGCGGCGGCGACCACGCCGCGCCCGCCACGGACACGACGACCGTCGCCCCGGCGGCGGCGCCCGCCGGCTCGCCGGCCTCCGCGCCGGTGCAGCCGGCGGTGCAGGACACCACCGTGGCCCGCTCGCCCGGGGCGGATTCGCCGGGCGACACCACTGTCTCGGCCGCGCCGGCCGCGGGCGGCGCCCCGGCGGCGAACGCGCAGGACACCCTGATCAAGACCGACAGCACCAGGCGCCCCTGAGCGGCACCGGCAGCCCTCGAGCAGGAGGAAATCGGCAGATGAACGACGACATGCGCGGGCTGGTCCCGCTGGACCAGATGGACGGCTTCGAGGTGGCCGAGGGCTACACCGACATCCGCGGCTTCGGCGCCTTTCTCCCCGACGGGCGGAAGATCGGCGAGGTGAGGGAGCTGCTGGTGGATCCCGCGGCGCGGCGGGTGGCCGCCGTGACGGTGGACGTGGACGGGAACGAGGGCGGACGCGGCGGCCCGACGCGCGTGCCGATCGAGCAGGTGGAGATCGACACCTCCAGCCGGCGCGTGCTGGTGACCTTCGCGGGAACCGGCTACCTGGGCCTGGGCGGCCCCGGCGCGGCCGCGGCGGCAGCGGGCGCGGCGGCGTACGACGAGCGCGCGGGCCGCCCGCCGGGCGACGGCGACGAGCAGCGGATGACGCTGGCGCGCGAGGAGCTGGCCCTGCGCAAGGAGCAGCTGTCCGCCGGCGCGGTGGACGTGCAGAAGCGCGTGGAGACGGAGCACGTGCGCGAGAGCGTGCCGGTGATGCGCGAGGAGGTGTCGGTCGAGCGCCGCCCCGTCACCTCCCCCGACTCGCCCACCGAATCGTACCAGGTGGGCGACGAGCTCCACATCCCCCTGGTCCGCGAGGAGCTGGTGGTGCAGAAGCGGCTGGTGGCCACGGAGGAGATCGTCATCACCCGCCACCGGGTGCAGGAGGAACAGGTGGTGGAAGCCGACCTCCGCCGCGAGCGCGCCGAGGTCCGCAACACCGGCGATGCCGACGTGCGCGGCGACGTCCGGGGCGACGACGACCGGGGCGACGACACGCTGCTCCAGGACGGCGGGCCGGAGGGCGTGCGCGTGCGGTAGCGCGAACGTAAGTCGGGACGGGAGCGCCGTTTGGGCTCTCCGTCCCATTTCGTCCCATGCAAGGTGAACCGCACGCTGCAGACGCGGGGAGCGGAACAAACGTTGCACAGGGGTTGGCCCCCCGATCTGGCGGACGTGCCGCACCGGGAGGGCACTTCACTCAACGCAGGAGAGCCGATGATGCGCGACAACAACGACAACCTGGACCGCCTCGACAACCGTCTGGACGAGACCACCCGCCGCGACGCGGCCGGGGCCGAGGAGCGGCTCACGCTGTCGGAGGAGCAGCTCGCGGTGGGCAAGCGCGAGACGTCGGCCGGGCAGGTGGAGGTGGAGAAGCACGTGGACACGCGCCACGTCCGCGAGGAAGTTCCGGTGATGCGCGACGAGGTCACCGTGGAGCGCCACGAGCTCACCGGCGCCGACGCCGTGAACACCGACCGCGCGTTCACCGAGGAGCACATCTCGGTGCCGCTGACGCGCGAAGAGGTGGTGGCCGAGAAGCGCGCGGTGGGCGCCGAGGAAATCGTCGTCCGCCGGAACCAGGTGGAAGACACCCAGACGGTGGAGGCCGACCTGCGGAAGGAGCGCGCCGAGGTCCACCAGACCGGCGACGTGCGCCGCGTGGACGAGGGCGGCGGGATGCGCGCCGACAACCCGCTGAGCGGCGGCCGCGACCTGGACGGCGACGGCGTCCGCTGATCCCGGCGGGCTGAGAGGGTGAAGGGGCGCTCCCAACCGGGGAGCGCCCCCTCTTTATCTGGTGGGATCAGTCGAGCATCCTCCCCAGAGACGTCATCCTGAGGCCGGCCACACCATCCACTTCGTCCGCACAAGTCGTTACAGGCCGAAGGATCTATACCATCCTCGCACGTCCGCCCCGCACCGGCGACTGAAGTCGCAGCAACAACGACGGGAAGCCTCGCAAACTGCGCGAGGCTGATCCGCTCATTCTGAGGCATCGGCGCTCACGACCGATCTCCTTACATCCTCCAAGGACGCGGCAGAGCGAGGACGACTCAGGCTGACGTCATCGCGACGTGTTCGATGTTCCCAACCACCGGCGCGATCACCCCGGGCGGAGCTTTTCGCGCACGACCTCGCGGACGGCGTCGCCGCCGAAGCCGCGGCGGGCGAGGAAGCCCTGCAGGCGGCGGCGGGCGTGCGCGGGGTCCTCGCCGGGGCGCGGCTTCCAGCGCGCGGCGGCGGCGCGGGCCAGGTCCAGCTCCGTGGCCCCCTCGCGCTCCATCACGCCGGCGATGGCGTCGCGCGCCGTCTCCGCATCGACCCCCTTCGCGCGCAGCTCGCTGGCGATGCGGCGGCGGCCCTGCGGGCGCAGGCGCACGCGGTCGCGCACGAAGCTCTCGGCGAACGCGGCGTCGTCCACCATCCCCATCTCCCCCAGCCGTTCCACCGTGGCCTCGGCCAGCTCGTCCTCGAACCCCTTCCGACGCAAGCGCCGCGTGAGCTCCGTCGCCGAGCGCGAGCGGTAGGAGAGGAGCGAGAGCGCCGCGTCGCGCGCCTTCCATCCCCGGTCCTTCGCCTCCAGCGCCGCGAGCCGCTCGTCGTCCACCTCATCGCCCACGCGCACCCGCTCGGCGACCACCAGCTCGGCCGCGAGCGCCAGCCGGAACGCGCCGTCCACGTGCACGTTCACGCGCTCGGGGTGCAGCTTCTGCGGCTCGATGGCGGTGATCTTCATGCGGCTTGCGATCGGGGTTGAAGTTGACCGAAGCTAACGCAAACACAAAGGACGCGGGAGATGATCATCATCCCCCGCGTCCTCTTCGGTCGTCTCCCAACCCGCCGGTCCGGGAAGATTCATACCTATCGAAAATCGGCCGTGCATTTCCTCAGCGGACGTGCGGCACCGGCTATGGATCCTTCGGCCTGCAAATACCTGTGCAGATTCAGCTTGCAGTGTGGCCGGCCTCAGGACGACGTCTCCCTGTCATGAGCGGAAATGCACAGGCAATCTCAAGATACGGGATCAGATGTGCCAGTGGCAGGCGTTGGCCACGCGCGCGAGCTTCTCCTCCAGCCCGGCGACGGCGAAGGTGACCGTCTGCGCGGACGACTGGAAGGGCGTGAACTCGAAGCGGAAGCTGCTCGCGCGCGTCATCGCCCGAGCGAGGCTGACGGGCTCGGGCGCGAAGAGCGCCTCGCCGCTGGTGGACTCGCTCCACAGCTGGCGCCGCGGCGAGGCCTCGTCCAGCCTGTAGCGGATGGTGACCTCCTGGTAGTGGCCGTACTCGGGGTTCGCCTGCAGCCCCGTGGCCACGAACACGTCGGTCGTTCCCTCGCGGCAGCGCACGATCAGCGACGGCCGCGCGCTGTTCGCCCGCCCCTCGATCTCCGCGTCGGCGACCGCGGTCAGCACCACCGTGGGCGTGCCGTCCATCTCCGAGGTGTCCTCGGAGACCGACCAGTTCCCGGCGGGCACGCCGGGCACCGTCGCGACCGTGTCGCCGTACGTGGTGTCGGTGGCGGAGAACGCGACCGTGGAATCCGACATCGCCCGCGTCTCCGAATCCATCGAAGCGCCCAGCGCGATCAGCCCCACGAACGCGAGCAGGCCAAGGAGCCCCACGCCCGCCACCACGGCCACGATCACCCCCGTGCCGATGCCGCGCCCCGAGGGCGGCGGCGCGGCGGGGCCGCTCCACTGCGCGGGCATGGGCGGCGGAGGAGGGGGCGCGTACGGCGCGGACGCGAGCGGGAACCCGCAGTGCGGGCACTGCGCGGCCGAGGTGCTCACCGAGCCCCGGCACTCCGGGCACGGGATCAAAGGCATGGTGGTGGACCCTGCGAGATCGTCCGGACGAGGGCGGCGCGGCGGTGGCGCCGGCCGGCGAGGCGGGAAGGAAAAGTGGGCGATGAGGGATTCGAACCCCCGACCCCCTGTGTGTAAGACAGGTGCTCTAACCAGCTGAGCTAATCGCCCGTCGGGATGGCGCTACAGGATGATCCCCAGCGGGATCAGCACGGCGTAGCCCAGCACCAGCAGCAGCGGCGCGAGCACGTTGTCGGCGTTGCCGAGCAAGACGTAGCCGAGGATGATGGAGGCCAGCCCCGCGCCCAGCACCGCCAGGTTCTTCGGCGTGAAGCGGAGCGAGCCCGCGGATTCGCCCGGGGCGGGAGCGACGGGAGCGTTGCGCGCCGTGCGCGCGGGAGTCGGTCTGGGCATGCGAAAAACCTAGCTGCGGCGCCGGAAAGCGTCAACCCCGCACGGCGCATGGAGATGCGGAAAGCGGGGCACGTTCCGCCTCCCGCGGTGAGATTTTGGCGATGCGATTCCCCGCGCTGGTGACGCACTCCCGCACTCCCGCACTCCCGCACTCCCGCACTCCCGCACTCCCGCA
The nucleotide sequence above comes from Longimicrobium sp.. Encoded proteins:
- a CDS encoding PRC and DUF2382 domain-containing protein, with the translated sequence MNDDMRGLVPLDQMDGFEVAEGYTDIRGFGAFLPDGRKIGEVRELLVDPAARRVAAVTVDVDGNEGGRGGPTRVPIEQVEIDTSSRRVLVTFAGTGYLGLGGPGAAAAAAGAAAYDERAGRPPGDGDEQRMTLAREELALRKEQLSAGAVDVQKRVETEHVRESVPVMREEVSVERRPVTSPDSPTESYQVGDELHIPLVREELVVQKRLVATEEIVITRHRVQEEQVVEADLRRERAEVRNTGDADVRGDVRGDDDRGDDTLLQDGGPEGVRVR
- a CDS encoding YsnF/AvaK domain-containing protein translates to MMRDNNDNLDRLDNRLDETTRRDAAGAEERLTLSEEQLAVGKRETSAGQVEVEKHVDTRHVREEVPVMRDEVTVERHELTGADAVNTDRAFTEEHISVPLTREEVVAEKRAVGAEEIVVRRNQVEDTQTVEADLRKERAEVHQTGDVRRVDEGGGMRADNPLSGGRDLDGDGVR
- a CDS encoding regulatory protein RecX yields the protein MKITAIEPQKLHPERVNVHVDGAFRLALAAELVVAERVRVGDEVDDERLAALEAKDRGWKARDAALSLLSYRSRSATELTRRLRRKGFEDELAEATVERLGEMGMVDDAAFAESFVRDRVRLRPQGRRRIASELRAKGVDAETARDAIAGVMEREGATELDLARAAAARWKPRPGEDPAHARRRLQGFLARRGFGGDAVREVVREKLRPG